From the Pseudomonadales bacterium genome, one window contains:
- a CDS encoding S-methyl-5'-thioinosine phosphorylase, whose product MNGKLAIIGGSGLTQLEGFQLSETRQIDTPYGTPSAPISCGHFHGQALLFLPRHGAQHSLPPHLINYQANMLALQQAGADRVIAVNTVGAIPASLPPGILVFPDQIIDYTWGRAHTYADLNRVEHVDFTHPYDAGLQQQLVEAASALSLPYSPAGVYGCTQGPRLESKAEVDRLERDGCDLVGMTGMPEAALARELGLRYGCVCLVVNPAAGRGSGLITMEEINQVLDSGMAHVRQLLARLLQQMAA is encoded by the coding sequence ATGAACGGCAAACTGGCCATCATCGGCGGCTCCGGTCTGACCCAGCTCGAGGGTTTTCAGCTGAGCGAGACCCGCCAGATCGACACCCCTTACGGCACCCCCTCGGCACCGATCAGCTGTGGCCACTTTCACGGTCAGGCGCTGCTGTTCCTGCCGCGTCATGGCGCGCAGCATTCGCTGCCGCCCCATCTGATCAACTACCAAGCCAACATGCTGGCACTGCAACAGGCCGGTGCCGACCGCGTCATCGCGGTCAACACGGTCGGTGCCATCCCGGCCAGCCTGCCGCCCGGCATCCTGGTGTTTCCCGATCAGATCATCGACTACACCTGGGGGCGTGCCCACACCTATGCCGACCTGAACCGGGTCGAGCATGTCGACTTCACCCATCCCTACGATGCCGGGTTGCAACAGCAGTTGGTCGAAGCGGCCAGCGCCCTGTCGCTGCCCTACAGTCCAGCCGGTGTCTATGGCTGCACCCAGGGGCCACGGCTCGAAAGCAAGGCCGAGGTCGACCGTCTGGAGCGCGACGGTTGCGACCTGGTCGGCATGACCGGCATGCCCGAGGCGGCACTGGCGCGTGAACTGGGGCTGCGCTACGGTTGCGTCTGCCTGGTGGTCAACCCGGCGGCTGGTCGTGGCAGCGGGCTGATCACGATGGAGGAGATCAACCAGGTGCTGGACAGCGGCATGGCGCATGTCCGCCAACTGCTGGCGCGGCTGCTGCAACAGATGGCCGCTTAG
- the cysB gene encoding HTH-type transcriptional regulator CysB: MKLQQLRYIWEVARHNLNVSQTAESLYTSQPGISKQIRALEDELGVEIFSRNGKHLTHVTPAGEAVLKVAGEILQRVESIRQLAQEFRDENKGSLSIATTHTQARYALPPTIQRFIARYPDVSLHMHQGTPMQIAEMAAEGKVDFAIATEALDLFDALLMMPCYRWNRSIVVPHGHPLTQLPRLTLEQVSRYPIVTYVFGFTGRSQLDDAFNAERLKPRVVFTATDADVIKTYVRLGFGIGIVASMAYDPLQDRDLVALDASALFEPSITRIGFRRGTFLRRYMYDFMQFFAPHLSRDLVDRAVACKSREEVEALFAQLVLPEH; this comes from the coding sequence ATGAAGCTGCAACAACTGCGCTACATCTGGGAAGTGGCCCGTCACAACCTCAACGTCTCGCAGACTGCCGAGAGCCTCTACACCTCACAGCCGGGCATCAGCAAGCAGATTCGCGCTCTCGAGGATGAACTGGGGGTGGAGATCTTCTCACGCAACGGCAAGCACCTGACCCATGTCACGCCGGCCGGTGAGGCGGTGCTGAAAGTCGCGGGCGAGATTCTGCAGCGGGTCGAGTCGATCCGGCAGCTGGCCCAGGAGTTTCGCGACGAGAACAAGGGCAGCCTGTCAATCGCCACCACCCACACCCAGGCACGCTACGCCCTGCCGCCGACGATTCAGCGGTTCATTGCACGCTATCCCGATGTCTCGCTGCACATGCATCAGGGCACGCCGATGCAGATCGCCGAAATGGCGGCGGAGGGCAAGGTCGATTTTGCCATCGCCACCGAGGCGCTCGACCTGTTCGATGCCCTGCTGATGATGCCCTGCTATCGCTGGAACCGCTCCATCGTCGTTCCGCATGGGCATCCATTGACGCAACTGCCCAGGCTCACGCTGGAACAGGTTTCCCGCTATCCGATCGTCACCTATGTCTTCGGCTTTACCGGCCGCTCACAACTGGATGACGCCTTCAACGCCGAACGGCTGAAGCCCAGGGTGGTGTTCACCGCCACCGACGCCGATGTGATCAAGACCTACGTGCGCCTGGGTTTCGGCATCGGCATCGTGGCCTCGATGGCTTACGACCCGTTGCAGGACCGCGACCTGGTCGCACTGGATGCCAGCGCGCTGTTCGAGCCCAGCATCACCCGAATCGGCTTTCGGCGCGGCACCTTTCTGCGGCGCTACATGTATGACTTCATGCAGTTTTTTGCTCCGCACCTCAGCCGCGATCTGGTCGATCGGGCGGTGGCCTGCAAAAGCCGGGAAGAGGTCGAGGCGCTGTTCGCGCAACTGGTGCTGCCCGAACATTAG
- a CDS encoding UvrD-helicase domain-containing protein, with amino-acid sequence MQRLNPQQLAAVHYIDGPLLVLAGAGSGKTSVITRKIAYLVRECGLSPRHIAAVTFTNKAAREMQARIKQLLQREGGGLMVSTFHTLGLTIVRQECSQLGLRPGFSIFDEEESLTLIKEIMRRDDGAQDEQVALVRGLISSAKSGLQSPEQLRAMAATPLEALVAEVYRHYQESLQAYNAVDFDDLIRLPVELLRNDATARERWQNRIHYLLVDEYQDTNESQYQLIKLLVGSRAALSVVGDDDQSIYAWRGARPENLVELQRDFPTLKVIKLEQNYRSTGTILKAANTLISRNPHLFEKALWSELGPGEPIRVLRLPNEEAEVERIVHGIIERNLKQRVRYGDCAVLYRGNHQARLLELKLQSFRVPYRISGGTSFFARSEVRDLVAYLKLIVNPDDDSAFLRIINVPRREIGPATLRALAEYAGARQISLLAACGELGLQSALPARALEKLRQFQQLLERSRRQIFTRNSLTAIRELVDEIDYPQWLRQNSKSEITAERRIANVELLLGSIGRQLGDDEEERDIESAVARLLLLDLLEQRDEEEDDNRVQLMTLHSAKGLEFAHVYIMGMEEELLPHRNSIELGQIEEERRLAYVGITRARQSLTLTLTARRKRYQELFTTTPSRFLDELPAELLDWEGRSDEDPKAKQQRGAAALSSLRHLLEQ; translated from the coding sequence ATGCAGCGACTCAATCCTCAACAACTGGCCGCGGTGCACTACATCGACGGCCCACTGCTGGTGCTGGCGGGTGCCGGCAGCGGCAAGACCAGCGTCATCACCCGCAAGATCGCTTATCTGGTGCGTGAGTGTGGCCTGTCGCCGCGGCACATCGCCGCCGTCACCTTCACCAACAAGGCCGCGCGTGAAATGCAGGCGCGCATCAAGCAGCTGTTGCAGAGAGAGGGCGGGGGGCTGATGGTCTCCACCTTTCATACCCTTGGCCTGACGATCGTGCGTCAGGAGTGCAGTCAGCTCGGTCTGCGGCCCGGCTTCTCGATTTTCGACGAGGAGGAGAGCCTGACGCTGATCAAGGAGATCATGCGACGCGACGACGGGGCGCAGGATGAGCAGGTCGCGCTGGTGCGCGGACTCATCTCCAGTGCCAAGTCGGGATTGCAGAGTCCGGAGCAACTGCGGGCCATGGCCGCGACACCGCTCGAAGCGCTGGTGGCGGAGGTGTACCGGCATTATCAGGAGAGTTTGCAGGCTTACAATGCAGTCGATTTCGATGACCTGATCCGCCTGCCGGTCGAGCTGCTGCGCAACGATGCCACGGCGCGGGAGCGCTGGCAGAACCGCATTCACTACCTGCTGGTCGATGAGTATCAGGACACCAACGAGAGCCAGTATCAGCTGATCAAATTGCTGGTGGGCAGCCGTGCGGCGCTGAGCGTGGTCGGTGACGATGACCAGTCGATCTACGCCTGGCGCGGTGCCCGGCCAGAGAACCTGGTCGAGTTGCAGCGCGATTTTCCGACACTCAAGGTGATCAAGCTGGAGCAGAACTACCGCTCGACCGGCACCATTCTCAAGGCGGCCAACACATTGATCAGCCGCAATCCCCATCTGTTCGAGAAGGCCCTCTGGAGCGAACTGGGGCCGGGCGAGCCGATCCGGGTGCTGCGGTTGCCGAATGAAGAGGCCGAGGTCGAACGCATCGTGCACGGCATCATCGAGCGCAACCTGAAGCAGCGGGTCCGTTATGGCGATTGCGCCGTGCTCTATCGTGGCAACCACCAGGCACGGCTGCTCGAACTCAAATTGCAGAGCTTTCGTGTTCCCTACCGCATCAGCGGCGGCACCTCGTTCTTTGCCCGCAGCGAGGTGCGTGACCTGGTCGCCTACCTCAAGCTGATCGTCAATCCGGATGATGACAGTGCCTTTTTGCGCATCATCAATGTGCCGCGCCGCGAGATCGGGCCGGCCACGCTGCGTGCGCTGGCCGAGTATGCCGGTGCGCGCCAGATCAGCCTGCTGGCCGCCTGTGGCGAACTGGGATTGCAGAGTGCGCTGCCGGCACGGGCCCTGGAGAAGCTGCGTCAGTTCCAGCAGTTGCTGGAGCGCAGCCGTCGGCAGATCTTCACCCGCAACAGCCTGACCGCGATTCGCGAACTGGTCGATGAAATCGACTACCCGCAGTGGCTGCGGCAGAACAGCAAGAGCGAGATCACTGCCGAACGGCGCATCGCCAATGTCGAGCTGCTGCTCGGTTCGATCGGTCGCCAACTGGGCGATGACGAAGAGGAACGGGACATCGAATCAGCCGTTGCCCGATTGCTGCTGCTCGACCTGCTCGAACAGCGTGACGAAGAGGAGGACGACAACCGGGTGCAGTTGATGACGCTGCACTCGGCCAAGGGGCTGGAGTTTGCGCATGTCTACATCATGGGCATGGAGGAGGAGCTGCTGCCGCACCGCAACAGCATCGAGCTGGGACAGATCGAAGAGGAGCGGCGGCTCGCCTATGTCGGCATCACCCGTGCCCGCCAGAGCCTGACGCTGACGCTGACCGCCCGCCGCAAGCGCTACCAGGAGCTCTTTACCACCACTCCGAGCCGCTTTCTCGACGAACTGCCAGCGGAGCTGCTCGACTGGGAGGGGCGCAGCGACGAAGATCCCAAGGCCAAACAGCAACGGGGTGCCGCCGCACTGTCGAGCCTGCGGCATCTGCTGGAGCAGTGA
- a CDS encoding electron transfer flavoprotein subunit beta/FixA family protein has protein sequence MKVLVPVKRVVDANVKVRVLSDQTGIDLNNVKMAINPFCEIAVEEAVRLKEKGVATEIVAVCMGPAASQEQLRTALALGADRAIHVETNAELQPLAIAKLLKAVYDKEQPGLVIFGKQSIDADNGQTGQMFAALAGLAQGTQVSKIEVAGGSVTVTREVDDGLQTIELKLPAVVTADLRLNEPRYASLPNIMKAKKKPLDRITPEDLGVDAAPRLTTVKVEPPAERKAGIKVESVEQLVDKLKNEAKVIS, from the coding sequence ATGAAGGTTCTTGTCCCGGTAAAGCGCGTCGTTGATGCCAATGTCAAGGTTCGGGTGCTCTCGGACCAGACCGGCATCGACCTGAACAACGTCAAAATGGCGATCAACCCCTTCTGCGAAATCGCCGTCGAAGAAGCGGTTCGCCTGAAAGAGAAAGGGGTCGCCACCGAAATCGTCGCGGTCTGCATGGGCCCCGCCGCCAGCCAGGAGCAGTTGCGCACCGCGCTGGCCCTGGGCGCCGACCGCGCCATCCATGTCGAGACCAATGCCGAACTGCAACCACTGGCCATCGCCAAGCTGCTGAAGGCGGTGTACGACAAGGAGCAGCCGGGCCTCGTCATCTTCGGTAAACAGTCGATCGACGCGGACAACGGCCAGACCGGCCAGATGTTCGCCGCACTGGCCGGTCTGGCCCAGGGCACGCAAGTCTCCAAGATCGAGGTGGCCGGTGGCAGCGTCACGGTGACCCGTGAGGTTGATGATGGCTTGCAGACCATCGAGCTCAAACTGCCGGCAGTGGTGACCGCCGACCTGCGACTCAACGAGCCGCGTTACGCCTCGCTGCCGAACATCATGAAGGCGAAGAAAAAGCCGCTCGATCGGATCACGCCCGAAGATCTGGGTGTCGATGCCGCACCGCGTCTGACCACTGTGAAGGTCGAGCCGCCCGCAGAGCGCAAGGCCGGCATCAAGGTCGAAAGCGTCGAGCAACTGGTTGATAAACTCAAAAACGAAGCGAAGGTGATTTCATGA
- a CDS encoding Zn-dependent alcohol dehydrogenase translates to MKAALYRGSDKPIAIEEIEIDAPEGSEVLVDVTACGVCHSDLHVMARMPQTPVPMVFGHEAAGVVRAVGKDVTSVAAGDHVIVAFRGACGKCFYCVKGMRNLCTESDLPDRQATGPRPRLRKEGAPVMQGVMVAGWAHQVLLPETSMVKVRKDAPLDKVSLIGCGVMTGVGAAIHTAKVEPGSDVAVIGCGGVGLNVIQGARLAGAHRIIAVDLLPNKLEMAREFGATHCVAAGEGDPVAKVKEISPYLDYAFEVIGLPVTVQQAFAMIRPGGMAVVIGVGTGHIAEIPLGDFLQEKRLVGSIYGSGQVHVDIPRLVDLYMEGKIMLDQLVSQVRPLNEVNQAIKALKAGEVARTLLSMAL, encoded by the coding sequence ATGAAAGCAGCTCTTTACCGTGGCAGTGACAAGCCGATCGCCATCGAGGAGATCGAGATCGACGCACCCGAAGGCAGCGAAGTGCTGGTCGATGTCACCGCCTGTGGCGTCTGCCACAGTGACCTGCATGTGATGGCGCGAATGCCGCAGACGCCGGTGCCGATGGTGTTCGGCCACGAGGCTGCCGGCGTCGTGCGTGCGGTGGGCAAGGATGTGACCAGCGTGGCAGCGGGCGACCATGTCATCGTCGCCTTCCGCGGTGCCTGCGGCAAGTGCTTCTACTGCGTGAAAGGCATGCGCAACCTCTGCACCGAATCCGATCTGCCCGACCGGCAGGCAACCGGTCCACGCCCGCGTCTGCGCAAGGAGGGTGCGCCGGTGATGCAGGGGGTGATGGTGGCCGGCTGGGCCCACCAGGTGCTGCTGCCGGAGACCAGCATGGTGAAGGTTCGCAAGGATGCTCCACTCGACAAGGTGAGCCTGATCGGCTGCGGCGTGATGACTGGTGTGGGTGCCGCCATCCACACCGCCAAGGTGGAGCCGGGCAGCGATGTCGCGGTGATCGGCTGCGGCGGCGTCGGCCTCAACGTCATTCAGGGGGCGAGACTGGCTGGTGCACACCGCATCATCGCGGTCGACCTGCTGCCGAACAAGCTGGAGATGGCGCGCGAATTCGGTGCCACCCACTGCGTCGCCGCCGGCGAGGGTGATCCGGTGGCCAAGGTGAAGGAGATCAGCCCCTACCTCGACTACGCCTTCGAGGTGATCGGTCTGCCGGTCACTGTGCAGCAGGCCTTCGCGATGATCCGCCCGGGCGGCATGGCTGTCGTCATCGGGGTGGGCACCGGTCACATTGCCGAGATTCCGCTCGGCGACTTCCTGCAGGAGAAGCGGCTGGTCGGTTCGATCTACGGCTCCGGGCAGGTGCATGTCGACATTCCCCGGCTGGTCGACCTCTACATGGAGGGCAAGATCATGCTCGATCAACTGGTCTCGCAGGTGCGGCCTTTGAACGAGGTGAATCAGGCGATCAAGGCACTGAAAGCGGGCGAAGTGGCGCGCACGCTGTTGTCGATGGCACTGTGA
- a CDS encoding electron transfer flavoprotein subunit alpha/FixB family protein, whose product MSVLVIAEHDNSTLKGATLNTVAAAKQIGGDVVVLVAGSGCAAVADQAAKVDGVSKVLLADNPAYAQQLAENMGLLIAELGKGYSHILAPASSNGKSALPRAAALLDVAQISEITAVVSADTFVRPIYAGNAMATVKSGDPIKVITVRATGFDAAKAEGGSAAVEAVGTAHNAGVSTFVSQEVVKSDRPELTAARVVISGGRGMQNGENFKLLEGIADKLNAAIGASRAAVDAGFVPNDMQVGQTGKIVAPELYIAVGISGAIQHLAGMKDSKVIVAINKDEEAPIFQVADYGLVADLFEAVPALDKLL is encoded by the coding sequence ATGAGTGTTCTAGTCATCGCCGAGCACGACAACAGCACCCTCAAGGGTGCCACGCTCAATACCGTGGCCGCTGCCAAGCAGATTGGTGGCGATGTGGTGGTTCTGGTTGCCGGCAGCGGCTGTGCCGCGGTGGCCGATCAGGCCGCCAAGGTCGATGGCGTCAGCAAGGTGCTGCTGGCCGACAACCCTGCCTATGCCCAGCAACTGGCCGAGAACATGGGCCTGCTGATCGCCGAACTCGGCAAGGGCTACAGCCACATTCTGGCACCGGCCTCCAGCAACGGCAAAAGCGCCCTGCCGCGTGCCGCCGCACTGCTCGACGTGGCCCAGATCTCCGAGATCACTGCCGTGGTCAGCGCCGACACCTTCGTGCGGCCGATCTATGCCGGCAATGCGATGGCCACTGTCAAGTCGGGTGATCCGATCAAGGTGATCACCGTGCGTGCCACCGGCTTCGATGCCGCCAAGGCCGAAGGCGGTTCCGCCGCGGTCGAGGCGGTTGGCACTGCCCACAATGCCGGCGTTTCCACCTTCGTTTCGCAAGAGGTGGTCAAGTCCGACCGTCCTGAGCTGACCGCAGCCCGCGTCGTCATCTCCGGTGGCCGTGGCATGCAGAATGGTGAGAACTTCAAGCTGCTCGAAGGCATCGCCGACAAACTCAATGCCGCCATCGGTGCCTCGCGTGCTGCTGTCGATGCCGGCTTCGTGCCCAACGACATGCAGGTGGGACAGACTGGCAAGATCGTGGCACCCGAGCTTTACATCGCCGTCGGCATCTCCGGCGCCATCCAGCACTTGGCCGGGATGAAGGACAGCAAGGTGATCGTCGCCATCAACAAGGATGAAGAGGCGCCGATTTTCCAGGTGGCCGACTACGGTCTGGTGGCCGACCTGTTCGAAGCGGTCCCCGCCCTCGACAAACTGCTTTGA
- the gltA gene encoding citrate (Si)-synthase has translation MTDKKATLTIPGMAPIELPIYSGTLGADVVDVRDLTNRGFFTYDPGFVSTASCESKITYIDGEQGVLLHRGYPIEQLAEQSDYLETCYLLLKGELPNPQEKEAFVSTIKNHTMVHEQIRSFYNGFRRDAHPMAIMCGVVGALSAFYHDSTDINNPLHREIAANRLIAKMPTMAAMCYKYSVGQPFMYPQNSLSYAENFLHMTFGVPCEPVNINPVLAKAMDRIFILHADHEQNASTSTVRLAGSSGANPFACIAAGIAALWGPAHGGANEAVLIMLDQIGSSANIDKFVAKAKDKSDPFKLMGFGHRVYKNFDPRARVMRQTCYEVLDQLGIQDPQLELAMKLEEIALKDPYFIEKKLYPNVDFYSGIILKAIGIPVTMFTVIFALARTVGWIAHWNEMVGNSYKIGRPRQLYTGAQARDFVSIDQRG, from the coding sequence ATGACCGATAAAAAAGCCACCCTGACCATACCGGGAATGGCGCCCATCGAACTGCCCATCTATTCCGGTACGCTGGGTGCTGACGTCGTCGACGTGCGTGACCTGACCAATCGGGGATTTTTCACCTACGATCCGGGTTTTGTCTCGACCGCCTCCTGCGAATCGAAGATCACCTACATCGATGGCGAGCAGGGCGTTCTGCTGCACCGCGGCTACCCGATCGAGCAGTTGGCGGAGCAGTCTGACTATCTGGAGACCTGCTACCTGCTGCTGAAGGGCGAACTGCCCAACCCGCAAGAAAAAGAGGCCTTTGTCAGCACCATCAAGAATCACACGATGGTGCATGAACAGATCCGCTCCTTTTACAACGGTTTTCGCCGCGATGCCCACCCGATGGCGATCATGTGTGGCGTCGTCGGCGCGCTGTCGGCCTTCTATCATGACTCCACCGACATCAACAATCCGCTGCATCGGGAGATCGCGGCCAACCGGCTGATCGCCAAGATGCCGACGATGGCCGCGATGTGCTACAAGTATTCGGTCGGCCAGCCGTTCATGTATCCGCAGAACAGCCTCTCGTATGCCGAGAATTTCCTGCACATGACCTTTGGTGTGCCGTGCGAGCCGGTCAACATCAATCCGGTGCTGGCCAAGGCGATGGACCGCATCTTCATTCTTCATGCCGACCACGAGCAGAACGCCTCGACCTCGACGGTGCGGCTGGCGGGCTCATCAGGCGCCAACCCCTTTGCCTGCATCGCCGCCGGCATCGCCGCGCTGTGGGGGCCGGCCCATGGCGGCGCCAACGAGGCGGTGCTGATCATGCTCGATCAGATCGGTTCGTCGGCCAACATCGACAAGTTCGTGGCCAAGGCCAAGGACAAGAGCGATCCATTCAAACTGATGGGCTTTGGCCATCGGGTCTACAAGAACTTCGATCCGCGCGCCCGGGTGATGCGCCAGACCTGCTACGAGGTGCTCGATCAGCTCGGCATCCAGGATCCCCAGCTCGAACTGGCGATGAAGCTCGAGGAGATCGCGCTGAAGGATCCTTACTTCATCGAGAAGAAGCTCTACCCCAACGTCGACTTCTATTCCGGCATCATTCTGAAGGCCATCGGCATTCCGGTGACGATGTTCACGGTGATCTTCGCGCTGGCCCGCACCGTCGGCTGGATTGCCCACTGGAACGAGATGGTCGGCAACAGCTACAAGATCGGTCGGCCGCGGCAGCTCTACACCGGCGCGCAGGCACGCGACTTCGTGTCGATCGACCAGCGCGGCTGA
- a CDS encoding cytochrome c5 family protein, producing MLATALIACAGWMGAVNAAEQSRTSHHSNTEAAIAERIHPFGSVCVEGKECAANQGVAGAQVASAAKSGEEVFKASCFSCHGTGAAGAPKLGDKAAWAPRIAKGMDTLLKSATSGLNAMPPKGLCMTCSDDELKGAIKYMVDGSK from the coding sequence ATGCTGGCCACTGCGCTGATCGCCTGCGCCGGTTGGATGGGTGCGGTCAACGCCGCGGAGCAGAGCCGCACCAGCCACCACAGCAACACCGAAGCCGCGATTGCCGAGCGCATCCACCCGTTTGGTTCGGTCTGCGTCGAAGGCAAGGAGTGCGCAGCCAACCAGGGTGTCGCTGGCGCGCAGGTCGCCAGTGCCGCCAAGAGTGGTGAAGAGGTGTTCAAGGCCAGCTGCTTCAGTTGCCATGGCACTGGCGCCGCCGGCGCACCGAAACTGGGCGACAAGGCCGCCTGGGCACCCCGCATCGCCAAGGGGATGGACACCCTGCTGAAGAGCGCAACCAGTGGCCTCAACGCCATGCCGCCCAAGGGGCTGTGCATGACCTGCAGCGACGACGAACTGAAGGGCGCGATCAAGTACATGGTGGATGGCAGCAAATAA
- a CDS encoding electron transfer flavoprotein-ubiquinone oxidoreductase, producing the protein MERESMQFDVVVVGGGPAGLSAACRLMQLAQEAGQELTVCLVEKGSEIGAHILSGAVFEPSALNELFPNWQELDAPLKTPVKGDVFHYMLSPTSAAKVPNLFIPKPMHNEGNYIVSLGNLCRWLATQAESLGVEIFPGFAASEILYNEDGSVKGIATGDMGVGKDGSQKDSFTPGYELHAKYTIFTEGCRGHLGKQLIRKFNLDEGRDPGHYGIGIKEIWEIDPAKHDQGLVVHTLGWPMDNQTEGGGFLYHAENNQLYLGYIVSLSYTNPHLSPFEEFQRWKQHPKIRHYLEGGKRLTYGARAMNKGGLQSLLKMSFPGGLLAGCEAGTLNTAKIKGSHTAMKSGMLAAEVLAEVLFAGDEGGKDLTQMQQKFETSWLYQELHATRNYGPALHKFGTFLGAAFVYVDQNLFGGKMPFTWRNPDPDHKAMKPAAECARIVYPKPDGVISFDRLSSVYLSSTNHEEDQPCHLTLKDPAVPLRNNLPLYDEPAQRYCPAGVYEIVEETNGDKRFQINAQNCVHCKTCDIKDPAQNINWVVPEGGGGPNYPNM; encoded by the coding sequence GTGGAACGTGAATCGATGCAATTTGATGTGGTGGTGGTTGGCGGGGGCCCTGCCGGCCTCTCTGCCGCCTGCCGTTTGATGCAGTTGGCGCAGGAAGCCGGACAGGAGCTGACCGTCTGCCTGGTCGAAAAGGGTTCCGAGATCGGCGCGCACATTCTCTCCGGCGCCGTTTTCGAGCCCTCGGCGCTCAATGAGCTGTTTCCCAACTGGCAGGAGCTCGACGCACCGCTGAAGACGCCAGTCAAGGGTGACGTGTTCCACTACATGCTGAGCCCGACCAGCGCGGCGAAGGTGCCGAACCTGTTCATCCCCAAGCCGATGCACAACGAGGGCAACTACATCGTCAGCCTCGGCAACCTCTGCCGTTGGCTGGCCACCCAGGCCGAGTCGCTCGGTGTCGAGATCTTCCCCGGCTTTGCCGCTTCCGAGATCCTGTACAACGAAGATGGCAGCGTCAAAGGCATCGCCACCGGCGACATGGGTGTGGGCAAGGATGGCAGCCAGAAGGACAGCTTCACGCCTGGCTACGAACTGCATGCCAAGTACACGATCTTCACCGAAGGGTGCCGTGGCCACCTCGGCAAGCAGTTGATCAGAAAATTCAACCTCGACGAAGGGCGCGATCCGGGCCACTACGGCATCGGCATCAAAGAGATCTGGGAGATCGACCCGGCCAAGCACGATCAGGGGCTGGTGGTGCACACGCTGGGCTGGCCGATGGACAACCAGACTGAAGGCGGTGGCTTTCTCTATCATGCCGAGAACAACCAGCTCTACCTCGGCTACATCGTCTCGCTGAGCTACACCAATCCCCACTTGAGCCCGTTCGAGGAGTTCCAGCGCTGGAAGCAGCATCCGAAGATCAGACACTACCTTGAAGGCGGCAAGCGCCTGACCTATGGCGCGCGGGCAATGAACAAGGGTGGTCTGCAGTCGCTGCTCAAGATGTCGTTCCCCGGCGGCTTGCTGGCCGGTTGTGAGGCGGGCACGCTCAACACCGCCAAGATCAAGGGTTCGCACACCGCGATGAAGTCGGGCATGCTGGCAGCCGAGGTGCTGGCCGAGGTGCTCTTCGCCGGCGACGAGGGCGGCAAGGATCTGACGCAGATGCAGCAGAAGTTCGAGACTTCATGGCTCTATCAGGAGCTGCATGCCACCCGCAACTACGGCCCGGCCCTGCACAAGTTCGGCACCTTCCTCGGTGCTGCTTTTGTCTATGTCGACCAGAACCTCTTCGGCGGCAAGATGCCCTTCACCTGGCGCAACCCCGACCCCGACCACAAGGCAATGAAACCGGCGGCCGAGTGCGCCAGGATCGTCTACCCGAAACCCGATGGGGTGATCAGCTTCGATCGGCTGTCATCGGTCTACCTCTCCAGCACCAACCATGAAGAGGATCAACCCTGCCACCTGACGCTGAAGGACCCTGCGGTGCCGCTGCGAAACAATCTGCCGCTCTACGACGAGCCAGCGCAACGCTACTGCCCGGCCGGCGTCTATGAGATCGTCGAAGAGACGAACGGCGACAAGCGCTTCCAGATCAACGCGCAGAACTGCGTGCACTGCAAGACCTGCGACATCAAGGATCCGGCCCAGAACATCAACTGGGTGGTGCCTGAAGGGGGCGGCGGTCCGAACTACCCCAACATGTAA